The following proteins come from a genomic window of Pleuronectes platessa chromosome 2, fPlePla1.1, whole genome shotgun sequence:
- the LOC128460698 gene encoding uncharacterized protein LOC128460698 isoform X1, which translates to MQRRRRINPMDDAKFFAHTGRDKLGLDINYINAFKGRGIFTSAPFEKGDFLCEYRGDLITNEECERRQKIYHDALKVFMFEFRFSGKLWCVDAAKEDGSLGRLVNDDHISPNAKMKYLNVQGKPHLCLFAIRDIVAGEEITYNYGDSDWPWRSKKSGGMSSDVKHGEAPCTAKLSTRTQKRSTHEAPKMMPTRTSAGRPECFNKGIDEDMPQGSPNTTNSQTLDEGHVQMTIERSQIEMTASNLNQTSPVLDPLTRTGQMMTERGQIEMSASNLNQTSPVLDPLTGIGQGINEDMPQGSPETTNSQTPDEGHVQMTTERGQIEMSASNLNQRSPVLDPLTRIGQMTTERGQIEMSASNLNQRSPVLDPLTRIAQMTTERGQIEMSASNLNQRSPVLDPLTGIAQMMTERGLIEMSASNLNQRSPVLDPLTRIAQCPKHHLVCATIGSLDKCVQCVGPVSSKWLGYQCKVCSGVWHKSCLRRINDNLQHHSKGQQFSECPEGELSSDQENMSDMEYVPDSESQEDEEDEDNEDSDARVPFMSNHSKREQIQVNPAMPDVRTSKVSDTSFPVVPSTSKSWQPLEDDMGANAAKMSNDKPEGEAEIHKPESTHLTLSKKNFCYVCGKPQSKISRHLKTHKTHAEIVHAFSLPEHSKERKKLIEKMRNKGNFRHNATVLQEGTGQLKVKKKTKAKVVAGNFIHCMYCQGMYIRKELWRHVRRCPCKPEDLDEEPGRTKVLGLAGAQQSMSCQQIPSGVWKLISVMRQDEVTSVVRNDFSIIQFAQSLYNRHGHDPTKYEYIRQKLREIGRLLLCLRTDFSVHNLEDAVKPANFKTVVQAVKKVSGFDDEKLSYRTPSLALKLGHALNKINDIIHCRALMAEDDELVKSTGFFKKLYTSKWAELVSHSALNTLSDAKYNKPSTLPFTEDVQMLHQFLQKSAESAFSKLKEEATAQNYGRLANATLSQIIVFNRRRAGEVSKMRLKSFEQRDCSKLHDDVAIGLSHVEQKLCNFFSRIEIMGKRGRKVAVLLTPSVLDALSLLISKRSECGICATNVFLFARPKSMSHYRGQDSLRVHASQCGAKHPEHLRSTQLRKHVATLSQVLNLKNNELDQVADFLGHDIRVHRDFYRLPVPTTQLAKISKLLLTMEKGHLSSLQGKSLDEIELEEELALTDTEAKDSEGESDESDTAVTASEGGNAEPVGAALASTLTEQVQETADLAGTVSSTVDETASPSEGKTHQEHHSRKVKKKIWSKAEEAAVMRHFKAYILKGRLATKHECSHCKMVEGSVLAQRTVQNIRDFVRNRGTTAKRKAEQQKL; encoded by the exons ATGCAGAGGCGAAGGCGCATAAATCCAATGGATGATGCAAAATTTTTTGCTCACACTGGAAGGGATAAACTTGGACTGGACATCAATTACATTAATGCTTTCAAAG GTCGTGGTATCTTCACCTCTGCTCCTTTTGAAAAAGGCGACTTTCTCTGCGAATATCGAGGTGACCTAATAACAAACGAAGAATGTGAAAGGAGACAGAAAATATACCATGACGCCCTTAAGGTGTTCATGTTCGAGTTCCGTTTTAGTGGTAAACTGTGGTG TGTTGATGCAGCAAAGGAAGATGGATCACTCGGAAGACTAGTAAATGACGACCATATCAGCCCTAATGCAAAGATGAAGTACCTGAATGTGCAGGGGAAACCccatctgtgtttatttgccATACGGGACATAGTTGCAGGAGAGGAGATAACCTATAACTATGGTGACTCAGACTGGCCGTGGAGAAGCAAG AAATCTGGAGGGATGTCATCGGATGTCAAACATGGTGAGGCACCATGCACAGCAAAGCTTTCTACGAGAACTCAAAAGAGGTCAACACATGAAGCCCCAAAAATGATGCCTACAAGGACATCAGCTGGTCGTCCTGAATGCTTTAATAAG GGTATTGATGAGGATATGCCTCAGGGAAGTCCTAATACCACAAATTCCCAGACCCTAGATGAAGGTCATGTACAG ATGACTATCGAAAGAAGCCAGATTGAGATGACTGCAAGCAACCTGAACCAGACAAGTCCAGTGCTTGATCCACTCACCAGGACTGGACAG ATGATGACCGAAAGAGGCCAGATTGAGATGAGTGCAAGCAACCTGAACCAGACAAGTCCAGTGCTTGATCCACTCACCGGGATTGGACAG GGTATTAATGAGGATATGCCTCAGGGAAGTCCTGAGACCACAAATTCCCAGACCCCAGATGAAGGTCATGTGCAG ATGACGACCGAAAGAGGCCAGATTGAGATGAGTGCAAGCAACCTGAACCAGAGAAGTCCAGTTCTTGATCCGCTCACCAGAATTGGACAG ATGACGACCGAAAGAGGCCAGATTGAGATGAGTGCAAGCAACCTGAACCAGAGAAGTCCAGTGCTTGATCCACTCACCAGGATTGCACAG ATGACGACCGAAAGAGGCCAGATTGAGATGAGTGCAAGCAACCTGAACCAGAGAAGTCCAGTGCTTGATCCACTCACCGGGATTGCACAG ATGATGACCGAAAGAGGCTTGATTGAGATGAGTGCAAGCAACCTGAACCAGAGAAGTCCAGTGCTTGATCCACTCACCAGGATTGCACAG tGTCCGAAACATCACCTAGTGTGCGCAACAATAGGCTCCTTGGACaagtgtgttcagtgtgtgggaCCTGTATCCTCCAAGTGGCTTGGCTATCAATGCAAAG TCTGTTCAGGAGTCTGgcataaatcctgcctcagaCGAATAAATGATAACCTCCAACACCACTCAAAG GGGCAGCAGTTTTCTGAATGTCCTGAGGGTGAGCTGTCGTCAGATCAGGAGAACATGTCTGATATGGAATACGTACCAGACTCTGAGTcacaagaagatgaagaagatgaagataatGAAGACTCAGATGCAAGAGTGCCCTTTATGTCTAATCATTCAAAACGAGAACAGATTCAAGTAAATCCAGCGATGCCCGATGTCAGAACATCTAAAGTGTCAGACACAAGCTTTCCAGTTGTACCCAGCACGTCAAAGTCTTGGCAACCTCTTGAAGATGACATGGGTGCCAATGCTGCTAAAATGTCGAATGATAAGCCAGAGGGTGAAGCTGAGATTCACAAACCAGAATCAACACATCTGACATTGAGCAAAAAAAATTTCTGTTATGTTTGTGGTAAACCACAAAGCAAAATTTCACGCCACTTGAAAACGCATAAGACACATGCTGAAATTGTACATGCATTTTCTCTCCCTGAGCACTCCAAAGAGCGCAAAAAACTGATAGAAAAAATGAGGAATAAAGGAAATTTTAGACATAACGCTACAGTTTTACAAGAAGGAACCGGACAACTGaaggtgaagaaaaaaacaaaagctaaAGTTGTAGCAGGAAACTTTATTCACTGTATGTACTGTCAAGGAATGTACATTCGTAAGGAGCTTTGGAGACATGTCCGCAGATGCCCCTGCAAGCCAGAAGATTTGGATGAAGAACCTGGAAGAACAAAAGTGCTGGGTTTGGCTGGAGCTCAACAGTCTATGTCCTGTCAGCAGATTCCAAGTGGAGTGTGGAAGCTGATTAGTGTAATGAGGCAGGATGAGGTTACCTCTGTTGTGCGGAATGACTTTTCAATTATTCAGTTTGCCCAGTCACTTTACAACAGGCACGGACACGACCCTACAAAATATGAATACATAAGACAGAAGCTTCGTGAAATCGGACGTCTGTTGTTATGTTTGCGCACGGACTTCTCAGTACATAACCTAGAGGACGCTGTTAAACCTGCAAACTTTAAGACAGTTGTGCAAGCAGTGAAAAAAGTTTCAGGTTTCGATGATGAAAAGCTGTCATACCGAACACCCAGCCTTGCACTTAAATTAGGACATGCTCTGAACAAAATCAATGACATCATTCATTGTCGGGCCCTCATGGCTGAAGATGATGAACTGGTCAAGTCCACTGGCTTTTTCAAAAAATTGTACACATCCAAGTGGGCTGAGTTGGTGTCTCACAGTGCACTGAACACGCTGAGTGATGCAAAGTACAACAAACCATCAACTCTACCCTTCACAGAAGATGTTCAGATGCTTCATCAGTTCCTCCAGAAATCTGCAGAAAGTGCCTTTAGCAAATTGAAGGAGGAGGCCACGGCTCAAAATTATGGTCGTCTTGCAAATGCTACACTTTcacaaataattgtttttaatcgtAGACGTGCTGGGGAGGTTTCGAAGATGCGCCTCAAAAGCTTTGAGCAGAGGGACTGCTCAAAGCTCCATGACGATGTTGCTATCGGACTATCACATGTTGAACAGAAGCTCTGCAACTTTTTTAGCAGAATAGAAATTAtgggaaaaagagggagaaaagttGCAGTTCTGCTCACCCCAAGTGTTTTAGATGCTCTGTCACTTTTGATTAGTAAACGGTCTGAGTGTGGTATTTGTGCCACAAATGTCTTCTTGTTTGCGAGACCCAAGTCAATGAGCCACTATAGAGGACAGGACTCTTTGCGTGTCCATGCAAGCCAGTGTGGAGCAAAGCACCCTGAGCACCTCAGGTCTACACAGCTCAGGAAGCATGTTGCCACACTTTCCCAAGTactaaatttaaaaaacaatgaactTGATCAGGTTGCAGATTTTCTTGGTCATGACATTCGTGTTCACAGAGATTTTTATAGATTACCAGTTCCCACCACACAACTGGCCAAGATTTCAAAACTGCTTTTGACCATGGAAAAGGGACATCTCTCCAGCCTGCAAGGGAAATCTCTGGATGAGATTGAACTAGAAG AGGAACTTGCACTGACTGACACTGAGGCCAAGGACAGTGAGGGTGAGTCGGATGAGAGTGACACAGCTGTCACAGCATCAGAAGGTGGAAATGCCGAGCCTGTTGGTGCTGCATTAGCTTCTACACTCACAGAACAGGTCCAGGAAACTGCAGATTTAG CAGGAACTGTGTCGTCCACAGTAGATGAGACTGCTTCTCCGTCTGAAG GCAAAACTCATCAAGAACATCATTCcagaaaagtgaaaaagaagaTCTGGTCCAAGGCTGAGGAGGCTGCAGTAATGCGGCACTTCAAAGCTTACATACTCAAAGGAAGACTAGCCACCAAACATGAATGCAGTCACTGCAAGATGGTCGAAGGCTCCGTGTTAGCACAACGAACAGTGCAAAATATAAGGGACTTTGTGAGAAACCGGGGAACAACTGCAAAGAgaaaggcagagcagcaaaagCTGTAA
- the LOC128460698 gene encoding uncharacterized protein LOC128460698 isoform X5, whose translation MQRRRRINPMDDAKFFAHTGRDKLGLDINYINAFKGRGIFTSAPFEKGDFLCEYRGDLITNEECERRQKIYHDALKVFMFEFRFSGKLWCVDAAKEDGSLGRLVNDDHISPNAKMKYLNVQGKPHLCLFAIRDIVAGEEITYNYGDSDWPWRSKKSGGMSSDVKHGEAPCTAKLSTRTQKRSTHEAPKMMPTRTSAGRPECFNKGIDEDMPQGSPNTTNSQTLDEGHVQMTTERGQIEMSASNLNQRSPVLDPLTRIGQMTTERGQIEMSASNLNQRSPVLDPLTRIAQMTTERGQIEMSASNLNQRSPVLDPLTGIAQMMTERGLIEMSASNLNQRSPVLDPLTRIAQCPKHHLVCATIGSLDKCVQCVGPVSSKWLGYQCKVCSGVWHKSCLRRINDNLQHHSKGQQFSECPEGELSSDQENMSDMEYVPDSESQEDEEDEDNEDSDARVPFMSNHSKREQIQVNPAMPDVRTSKVSDTSFPVVPSTSKSWQPLEDDMGANAAKMSNDKPEGEAEIHKPESTHLTLSKKNFCYVCGKPQSKISRHLKTHKTHAEIVHAFSLPEHSKERKKLIEKMRNKGNFRHNATVLQEGTGQLKVKKKTKAKVVAGNFIHCMYCQGMYIRKELWRHVRRCPCKPEDLDEEPGRTKVLGLAGAQQSMSCQQIPSGVWKLISVMRQDEVTSVVRNDFSIIQFAQSLYNRHGHDPTKYEYIRQKLREIGRLLLCLRTDFSVHNLEDAVKPANFKTVVQAVKKVSGFDDEKLSYRTPSLALKLGHALNKINDIIHCRALMAEDDELVKSTGFFKKLYTSKWAELVSHSALNTLSDAKYNKPSTLPFTEDVQMLHQFLQKSAESAFSKLKEEATAQNYGRLANATLSQIIVFNRRRAGEVSKMRLKSFEQRDCSKLHDDVAIGLSHVEQKLCNFFSRIEIMGKRGRKVAVLLTPSVLDALSLLISKRSECGICATNVFLFARPKSMSHYRGQDSLRVHASQCGAKHPEHLRSTQLRKHVATLSQVLNLKNNELDQVADFLGHDIRVHRDFYRLPVPTTQLAKISKLLLTMEKGHLSSLQGKSLDEIELEEELALTDTEAKDSEGESDESDTAVTASEGGNAEPVGAALASTLTEQVQETADLAGTVSSTVDETASPSEGKTHQEHHSRKVKKKIWSKAEEAAVMRHFKAYILKGRLATKHECSHCKMVEGSVLAQRTVQNIRDFVRNRGTTAKRKAEQQKL comes from the exons ATGCAGAGGCGAAGGCGCATAAATCCAATGGATGATGCAAAATTTTTTGCTCACACTGGAAGGGATAAACTTGGACTGGACATCAATTACATTAATGCTTTCAAAG GTCGTGGTATCTTCACCTCTGCTCCTTTTGAAAAAGGCGACTTTCTCTGCGAATATCGAGGTGACCTAATAACAAACGAAGAATGTGAAAGGAGACAGAAAATATACCATGACGCCCTTAAGGTGTTCATGTTCGAGTTCCGTTTTAGTGGTAAACTGTGGTG TGTTGATGCAGCAAAGGAAGATGGATCACTCGGAAGACTAGTAAATGACGACCATATCAGCCCTAATGCAAAGATGAAGTACCTGAATGTGCAGGGGAAACCccatctgtgtttatttgccATACGGGACATAGTTGCAGGAGAGGAGATAACCTATAACTATGGTGACTCAGACTGGCCGTGGAGAAGCAAG AAATCTGGAGGGATGTCATCGGATGTCAAACATGGTGAGGCACCATGCACAGCAAAGCTTTCTACGAGAACTCAAAAGAGGTCAACACATGAAGCCCCAAAAATGATGCCTACAAGGACATCAGCTGGTCGTCCTGAATGCTTTAATAAG GGTATTGATGAGGATATGCCTCAGGGAAGTCCTAATACCACAAATTCCCAGACCCTAGATGAAGGTCATGTACAG ATGACGACCGAAAGAGGCCAGATTGAGATGAGTGCAAGCAACCTGAACCAGAGAAGTCCAGTTCTTGATCCGCTCACCAGAATTGGACAG ATGACGACCGAAAGAGGCCAGATTGAGATGAGTGCAAGCAACCTGAACCAGAGAAGTCCAGTGCTTGATCCACTCACCAGGATTGCACAG ATGACGACCGAAAGAGGCCAGATTGAGATGAGTGCAAGCAACCTGAACCAGAGAAGTCCAGTGCTTGATCCACTCACCGGGATTGCACAG ATGATGACCGAAAGAGGCTTGATTGAGATGAGTGCAAGCAACCTGAACCAGAGAAGTCCAGTGCTTGATCCACTCACCAGGATTGCACAG tGTCCGAAACATCACCTAGTGTGCGCAACAATAGGCTCCTTGGACaagtgtgttcagtgtgtgggaCCTGTATCCTCCAAGTGGCTTGGCTATCAATGCAAAG TCTGTTCAGGAGTCTGgcataaatcctgcctcagaCGAATAAATGATAACCTCCAACACCACTCAAAG GGGCAGCAGTTTTCTGAATGTCCTGAGGGTGAGCTGTCGTCAGATCAGGAGAACATGTCTGATATGGAATACGTACCAGACTCTGAGTcacaagaagatgaagaagatgaagataatGAAGACTCAGATGCAAGAGTGCCCTTTATGTCTAATCATTCAAAACGAGAACAGATTCAAGTAAATCCAGCGATGCCCGATGTCAGAACATCTAAAGTGTCAGACACAAGCTTTCCAGTTGTACCCAGCACGTCAAAGTCTTGGCAACCTCTTGAAGATGACATGGGTGCCAATGCTGCTAAAATGTCGAATGATAAGCCAGAGGGTGAAGCTGAGATTCACAAACCAGAATCAACACATCTGACATTGAGCAAAAAAAATTTCTGTTATGTTTGTGGTAAACCACAAAGCAAAATTTCACGCCACTTGAAAACGCATAAGACACATGCTGAAATTGTACATGCATTTTCTCTCCCTGAGCACTCCAAAGAGCGCAAAAAACTGATAGAAAAAATGAGGAATAAAGGAAATTTTAGACATAACGCTACAGTTTTACAAGAAGGAACCGGACAACTGaaggtgaagaaaaaaacaaaagctaaAGTTGTAGCAGGAAACTTTATTCACTGTATGTACTGTCAAGGAATGTACATTCGTAAGGAGCTTTGGAGACATGTCCGCAGATGCCCCTGCAAGCCAGAAGATTTGGATGAAGAACCTGGAAGAACAAAAGTGCTGGGTTTGGCTGGAGCTCAACAGTCTATGTCCTGTCAGCAGATTCCAAGTGGAGTGTGGAAGCTGATTAGTGTAATGAGGCAGGATGAGGTTACCTCTGTTGTGCGGAATGACTTTTCAATTATTCAGTTTGCCCAGTCACTTTACAACAGGCACGGACACGACCCTACAAAATATGAATACATAAGACAGAAGCTTCGTGAAATCGGACGTCTGTTGTTATGTTTGCGCACGGACTTCTCAGTACATAACCTAGAGGACGCTGTTAAACCTGCAAACTTTAAGACAGTTGTGCAAGCAGTGAAAAAAGTTTCAGGTTTCGATGATGAAAAGCTGTCATACCGAACACCCAGCCTTGCACTTAAATTAGGACATGCTCTGAACAAAATCAATGACATCATTCATTGTCGGGCCCTCATGGCTGAAGATGATGAACTGGTCAAGTCCACTGGCTTTTTCAAAAAATTGTACACATCCAAGTGGGCTGAGTTGGTGTCTCACAGTGCACTGAACACGCTGAGTGATGCAAAGTACAACAAACCATCAACTCTACCCTTCACAGAAGATGTTCAGATGCTTCATCAGTTCCTCCAGAAATCTGCAGAAAGTGCCTTTAGCAAATTGAAGGAGGAGGCCACGGCTCAAAATTATGGTCGTCTTGCAAATGCTACACTTTcacaaataattgtttttaatcgtAGACGTGCTGGGGAGGTTTCGAAGATGCGCCTCAAAAGCTTTGAGCAGAGGGACTGCTCAAAGCTCCATGACGATGTTGCTATCGGACTATCACATGTTGAACAGAAGCTCTGCAACTTTTTTAGCAGAATAGAAATTAtgggaaaaagagggagaaaagttGCAGTTCTGCTCACCCCAAGTGTTTTAGATGCTCTGTCACTTTTGATTAGTAAACGGTCTGAGTGTGGTATTTGTGCCACAAATGTCTTCTTGTTTGCGAGACCCAAGTCAATGAGCCACTATAGAGGACAGGACTCTTTGCGTGTCCATGCAAGCCAGTGTGGAGCAAAGCACCCTGAGCACCTCAGGTCTACACAGCTCAGGAAGCATGTTGCCACACTTTCCCAAGTactaaatttaaaaaacaatgaactTGATCAGGTTGCAGATTTTCTTGGTCATGACATTCGTGTTCACAGAGATTTTTATAGATTACCAGTTCCCACCACACAACTGGCCAAGATTTCAAAACTGCTTTTGACCATGGAAAAGGGACATCTCTCCAGCCTGCAAGGGAAATCTCTGGATGAGATTGAACTAGAAG AGGAACTTGCACTGACTGACACTGAGGCCAAGGACAGTGAGGGTGAGTCGGATGAGAGTGACACAGCTGTCACAGCATCAGAAGGTGGAAATGCCGAGCCTGTTGGTGCTGCATTAGCTTCTACACTCACAGAACAGGTCCAGGAAACTGCAGATTTAG CAGGAACTGTGTCGTCCACAGTAGATGAGACTGCTTCTCCGTCTGAAG GCAAAACTCATCAAGAACATCATTCcagaaaagtgaaaaagaagaTCTGGTCCAAGGCTGAGGAGGCTGCAGTAATGCGGCACTTCAAAGCTTACATACTCAAAGGAAGACTAGCCACCAAACATGAATGCAGTCACTGCAAGATGGTCGAAGGCTCCGTGTTAGCACAACGAACAGTGCAAAATATAAGGGACTTTGTGAGAAACCGGGGAACAACTGCAAAGAgaaaggcagagcagcaaaagCTGTAA